In the Vitis vinifera cultivar Pinot Noir 40024 chromosome 2, ASM3070453v1 genome, one interval contains:
- the LOC100262575 gene encoding peroxidase 20 encodes MEFMRILLSILVLIFHGNTGVLSEAGVLVLDYYKEACPLVEEIVRRNVEIAVLRDPRMAASLLRLHFHDCFVMGCDASILLDTFGDMISEKQAGPNLNSVRGFGVIDNIKHLVEEACPYTVSCADILAIVARDAVVLRGGPRWEVWLGRKDSLKASFDGANQFIPAPNSSLETLIANFKQQGLDTGDLVTLSGSHTMGKARCVSFRQRIYEKSTEENFDYYKRYTTFRRILRSICPESGRDDALGALDFKTPTRFDNLYFHNIIEGKGLLQSDNVLVREDLEGEIREQVRAYASDQQLFFASYVNSIVKMGNINVLTGNEGEVRKNCRFVNP; translated from the exons ATGGAGTTTATGAGAATACTGTTGAGTATACTGGTTCTGATATTCCATGGCAATACTGGAGTTTTGAGCGAGGCCGGGGTTCTTGTTCTTGACTACTACAAAGAAGCATGCCCTTTAGTCGAAGAGATTGTGAGACGTAATGTTGAGATTGCAGTGCTTAGAGATCCTCGCATGGCTGCCTCACTCCTTCGCTTACATTTTCATGACTGTTTTGTTATG GGATGCGATGCCTCTATTCTTCTGGACACCTTTGGGGATATGATAAGTGAAAAACAAGCTGGGCCTAACCTGAACTCGGTACGAGGATTTGGGGTGATCGACAATATCAAGCACTTGGTAGAAGAGGCATGCCCATACACAGTCTCATGTGCTGATATTCTAGCCATAGTTGCTCGTGATGCTGTTGTATTG AGGGGAGGGCCCAGATGGGAGGTTTGGCTAGGCAGGAAAGACTCATTGAAAGCAAGCTTTGATGGAGCCAACCAGTTCATACCTGCTCCAAATTCCTCACTAGAGACACTCATCGCCAATTTTAAGCAACAGGGTCTCGACACAGGAGACTTGGTTACTTTATCTG GTAGCCACACAATGGGAAAGGCCAGGTGCGTAAGCTTCAGGCAGAGAATCTACGAGAAGAGCACAGAAGAAAACTTTGATTATTACAAGAGATACACAACATTTAGAAGGATCTTACGGTCCATATGCCCAGAATCAGGGAGAGACGATGCACTGGGAGCACTTGATTTCAAGACTCCTACAAGATTCGACAACTTATACTTCCATAATATTATTGAAGGAAAAGGTTTACTACAATCAGATAATGTGTTGGTGAGGGAAGATCTTGAAGGGGAGATAAGAGAGCAAGTGCGGGCATATGCTTCTGATCAACAACTTTTCTTTGCTTCATATGTGAATTCAATTGTGAAGATGGGAAACATCAATGTACTCACAGGAAATGAAGGAGAAGTTAGAAAAAATTGTAGGTTTGTGAATCCTTAG
- the LOC100267737 gene encoding type I inositol polyphosphate 5-phosphatase 2 isoform X1 translates to MRTRQGKRSEAFWPSIVMKKWLNIKPKAYDFSEDEVDTETESEDDACSLKDARVQMGEDHACRMQRNQSVCTNQTSESKGYSSSHRRGKSETLRVHYINRKDIRLTIGTWNVAGRLPNEDLEIEEWLCMQEPADIYILGFQEVVPLNAGNVLGAEDSQPIPKWEAIIRRTLNKSFEPESEYKSYSAPTSPVLRASCVADALKEEVDSPTLEMMNNETAAPTNGCNLERHKLNGMIGTGKKFQLRRLYGGDSDIRLDWPEYSLDKVPQVLSNLKLRRVLSSSARVGFGWMETPINFSPQKVTLDGGGMKRSYRSSGNLGLIFMEQQERSKLCDYLSDVSDRSSEEEDESLIEIPEHQFKDGENKDCMKSRQSYVRIVSKQMVGIYISVWVRKRLRRHINNLKVSPVGVGLMGYMGNKGSVSVSMSVFQTRICFVCSHLTSGHKDGDKQRRNSDVYEILRRTQFSSVIDADQPETIPSHDSFLNSQIFWFGDLNYRLNMLDAEIRKLVARKKWDELINSDQLSKELRSGHVFEGWKEGVIDFPPTYKYEINSDRYVGENPKEGEKKRSPAWCDRILWLGKGIKQLCYNRAEIRVSDHRPVSSNFMVEVEVFDHRKLQRALKPTDARVHPEIFLDE, encoded by the exons ATGAGAACCAGGCAAGGGAAGCGATCTGAG GCCTTTTGGCCTTCCATTGTGATGAAGAAATGGCTAAATATTAAGCCCAAGGCCTATGATTTCAGTGAAGATGAGGTTGACACTGAGACAGAGAGTGAGGATGATG CTTGCTCTCTTAAGGATGCAAGAGTACAGATGGGTGAGGACCATGCCTGTAGAATGCAGAGGAACCAATCCGTATGCACGAATCAAACTTCAG AGTCGAAGGGCTATTCATCAAGTCACAGAAGAGGAAAATCAGAAACTCTGCGTGTTCACTACATAAACAGAAAGGATATCAG GTTGACAATTGGCACTTGGAATGTTGCTGGAAGGCTTCCAAATGAGGATCTTGAGATTGAGGAGTGGCTCTGTATGCAAGAACCTGCAGATATTTACATTCTCGG TTTCCAAGAGGTGGTTCCTTTGAATGCTGGGAACGTACTTGGAGCAGAGGACAGTCAACCAATTCCAAAATGGGAGGCAATCATTCGTAGAACCTTGAATAAATCTTTTGAACCAGAATCCGAGTACAAAAGCTATAGTGCTCCAACCTCTCCTGTACTGAGGGCATCTTGTGTTGCTGATGCACTTAAAGAAGAGGTTGACAGTCCTACATTAGAGATGATGAACAATGAGACTGCAGCTCCCACTAACGGTTGTAACTTAGAAAGACACAAACTAAATGGTATGATTGGCACAGGGAAGAAATTCCAGCTAAGGAGATTATATGGTGGTGACAGCGACATTAGATTAGACTGGCCTGAATATTCATTAGATAAAGTCCCTCAAGTTCTCTCTAATTTGAAATTGCGGAGAGTATTGAGCAGCTCAGCAAGAGTTGGCTTTGGTTGGATGGAGACTCCTATAAATTTTAGTCCTCAAAAGGTCACATTGGATGGTGGGGGGATGAAAAGGTCATACCGTAGCTCTGGAAACCTAGGATTGATCTTCATGGAGCAGCAAGAGAGGTCTAAACTTTGTGATTATCTCTCTGATGTTTCTGACAGGTCTTCTGAAGAGGAAGATGAATCTCTTATTGAAATACCTGAACATCAATTCAAAGATGGAGAAAATAAAGATTGCATGAAGTCACGTCAGAGCTATGTGCGAATAGTTAGCAAGCAGATGGTAGGGATATACATATCAGTGTGGGTGCGAAAAAGGTTGAGGAGACATATAAACAACTTGAAAGTTTCTCCTGTTGGAGTCGGCCTTATGGGCTACATGGGAAACAAG GGATCAGTTTCTGTTAGCATGTCAGTTTTCCAAACTCGGATATGCTTTGTTTGCTCTCATCTGACTTCTGGTCACAAGGACGGTGATAAGCAGAGGCGTAATTCTGATGTTTATGAGATCTTAAGGCGTACCCAATTCTCATCTGTCATTGATGCTGATCAGCCAGAGACAATTCCTAGTCATGA CTCTTTTTTAAACAGCCAGATATTCTGGTTTGGGGATTTAAACTACCGTCTCAATATGTTGGACGCAGAGATAAGGAAGCTTGTTGCTAGGAAAAAGTGGGATGAACTTATCAACAGTGATCAG CTGAGCAAAGAGCTAAGGAGTGGCCATGTATTTGAGGGATGGAAGGAGGGGGTGATAGACTTCCCACCCACATACAAGTATGAAATCAACTCTGATAGATACGTCGGAGAAAACCCAAAAGAGGGAGAGAAGAAAAGATCTCCAGCATG GTGTGATAGAATACTATGGTTAGGGAAAGGCATAAAGCAGCTCTGTTACAATCGAGCAGAGATAAGAGTTTCAGATCATCGTCCTGTTAGTTCAAATTTCATGGTTGAGGTTGAAGTTTTTGACCATCGGAAGCTTCAGAGGGCTCTCAAACCCACCGATGCAAGAGTACACCCAGAGATTTTCCTTGATGAATAG
- the LOC100245417 gene encoding tobamovirus multiplication protein 2A isoform X2, whose translation MACRGCLECLLKILNFLLTLVGLAMVGYGIYLFVEYKKSSGETLTISPVMGDSDVIQLGRPVMMAVTLSSSILDNLPKAWFIYCFFAIGVILFVISCFGCVGAVTRNGCCLSCYAVLVILLILIELGCAAFIFFDKSWEDDIPTDKTGDFDMIYDFLKENWKIVKWVALAAVILEALLFVLTLMVRAANKPDDYDSDDEFIAQRQSVRQPLINRPPVAATGVPVAGAIDQRPSRNDAWSTRMREKYGLDTSEFTYNPSESNRYPPGQQQPTEERSRCTIM comes from the exons ATGGCGTGCCGAGGTTGCTTAGAATGCCTATTGAAGATTCTGAACTTCTTGTTGACTCTCGTGGGTCTGGCCATGGTGGGATATGGGATCTACTTGTTtgtagaatataaaaaatcttccgGCGAAACCCTTACGATCTCGCCGGTAATGGGCGACAGTGATGTGATTCAGCTCGGCCGGCCTGTCATGATGGCAGTGACTCTATCAAGCAGCATTTTGGATAATCTGCCCAAAGCTTG GTTCATATACTGTTTTTTTGCCATTGGAGTAATTCTCTTTGTCATATCTTGTTTTGGTTGTGTTGGAGCGGTGACACGGAATGGCTGCTGTTTGTCTTGT TATGCAGTACTGGTGATTTTGTTGATCTTGATAGAGCTTGGATGTGCAGCTTTCATATTCTTTGACAAAAGCTGGGAGGAT GACATTCCAACTGACAAAACTGGagattttgatatgatttatgATTTTCTGAAAGAGAACTGGAAAATTGTCAAGTGGGTTGCTCTTGCGGCTGTTATTTTGGAG GCTCTGCTTTTCGTGTTGACTCTTATGGTAAGAGCAGCAAACAAACCAGATGACTATGACAGTGATGATGAGTTCATTGCTCAGAGACAATCTGTGCGGCAGCCATTGATCAATAGGCCACCAGTTGCAGCAACAGGTGTACCTGTCGCTGGTGCCATTGATCAGCGTCCAAGTAGAAATGATGCTTGGAGTACACGCATGCGGGAAAAG TATGGCCTTGACACTTCCGAGTTCACGTACAACCCATCTGAGTCAAACAGGTATCCACCAGGGCAGCAACAGCCAACAGAGGAAAGGAGCCGATGCACCATCATGTGA
- the LOC100245417 gene encoding tobamovirus multiplication protein 2A isoform X1, translated as MACRGCLECLLKILNFLLTLVGLAMVGYGIYLFVEYKKSSGETLTISPVMGDSDVIQLGRPVMMAVTLSSSILDNLPKAWFIYCFFAIGVILFVISCFGCVGAVTRNGCCLSCYAVLVILLILIELGCAAFIFFDKSWEDDIPTDKTGDFDMIYDFLKENWKIVKWVALAAVILEALLFVLTLMVRAANKPDDYDSDDEFIAQRQSVRQPLINRPPVAATGVPVAGAIDQRPSRNDAWSTRMREKVRLFFLYIIKYVGETYMSEKVRLFSLCYKVCGVFEKHLYLKPT; from the exons ATGGCGTGCCGAGGTTGCTTAGAATGCCTATTGAAGATTCTGAACTTCTTGTTGACTCTCGTGGGTCTGGCCATGGTGGGATATGGGATCTACTTGTTtgtagaatataaaaaatcttccgGCGAAACCCTTACGATCTCGCCGGTAATGGGCGACAGTGATGTGATTCAGCTCGGCCGGCCTGTCATGATGGCAGTGACTCTATCAAGCAGCATTTTGGATAATCTGCCCAAAGCTTG GTTCATATACTGTTTTTTTGCCATTGGAGTAATTCTCTTTGTCATATCTTGTTTTGGTTGTGTTGGAGCGGTGACACGGAATGGCTGCTGTTTGTCTTGT TATGCAGTACTGGTGATTTTGTTGATCTTGATAGAGCTTGGATGTGCAGCTTTCATATTCTTTGACAAAAGCTGGGAGGAT GACATTCCAACTGACAAAACTGGagattttgatatgatttatgATTTTCTGAAAGAGAACTGGAAAATTGTCAAGTGGGTTGCTCTTGCGGCTGTTATTTTGGAG GCTCTGCTTTTCGTGTTGACTCTTATGGTAAGAGCAGCAAACAAACCAGATGACTATGACAGTGATGATGAGTTCATTGCTCAGAGACAATCTGTGCGGCAGCCATTGATCAATAGGCCACCAGTTGCAGCAACAGGTGTACCTGTCGCTGGTGCCATTGATCAGCGTCCAAGTAGAAATGATGCTTGGAGTACACGCATGCGGGAAAAGGTgagattattttttctttatattataaagTATGTGGGGGAAACATACATGTCAGAAAAGGTGAGATTGTTTTCTTTATGTTATAAAGTATGTGGAGTGTTTGAGAAACATCTGTATTTAAAACCCACATAG
- the LOC100267737 gene encoding type I inositol polyphosphate 5-phosphatase 2 isoform X2 produces the protein MRTRQGKRSEAFWPSIVMKKWLNIKPKAYDFSEDEVDTETESEDDACSLKDARVQMGEDHACRMQRNQSVCTNQTSESKGYSSSHRRGKSETLRVHYINRKDIRLTIGTWNVAGRLPNEDLEIEEWLCMQEPADIYILGFQEVVPLNAGNVLGAEDSQPIPKWEAIIRRTLNKSFEPESEYKSYSAPTSPVLRASCVADALKEEVDSPTLEMMNNETAAPTNGCNLERHKLNGMIGTGKKFQLRRLYGGDSDIRLDWPEYSLDKVPQVLSNLKLRRVLSSSARVGFGWMETPINFSPQKVTLDGGGMKRSYRSSGNLGLIFMEQQERSKLCDYLSDVSDRSSEEEDESLIEIPEHQFKDGENKDCMKSRQSYVRIVSKQMVGIYISVWVRKRLRRHINNLKVSPVGVGLMGYMGNKGSVSVSMSVFQTRICFVCSHLTSGHKDGDKQRRNSDVYEILRRTQFSSVIDADQPETIPSHDQIFWFGDLNYRLNMLDAEIRKLVARKKWDELINSDQLSKELRSGHVFEGWKEGVIDFPPTYKYEINSDRYVGENPKEGEKKRSPAWCDRILWLGKGIKQLCYNRAEIRVSDHRPVSSNFMVEVEVFDHRKLQRALKPTDARVHPEIFLDE, from the exons ATGAGAACCAGGCAAGGGAAGCGATCTGAG GCCTTTTGGCCTTCCATTGTGATGAAGAAATGGCTAAATATTAAGCCCAAGGCCTATGATTTCAGTGAAGATGAGGTTGACACTGAGACAGAGAGTGAGGATGATG CTTGCTCTCTTAAGGATGCAAGAGTACAGATGGGTGAGGACCATGCCTGTAGAATGCAGAGGAACCAATCCGTATGCACGAATCAAACTTCAG AGTCGAAGGGCTATTCATCAAGTCACAGAAGAGGAAAATCAGAAACTCTGCGTGTTCACTACATAAACAGAAAGGATATCAG GTTGACAATTGGCACTTGGAATGTTGCTGGAAGGCTTCCAAATGAGGATCTTGAGATTGAGGAGTGGCTCTGTATGCAAGAACCTGCAGATATTTACATTCTCGG TTTCCAAGAGGTGGTTCCTTTGAATGCTGGGAACGTACTTGGAGCAGAGGACAGTCAACCAATTCCAAAATGGGAGGCAATCATTCGTAGAACCTTGAATAAATCTTTTGAACCAGAATCCGAGTACAAAAGCTATAGTGCTCCAACCTCTCCTGTACTGAGGGCATCTTGTGTTGCTGATGCACTTAAAGAAGAGGTTGACAGTCCTACATTAGAGATGATGAACAATGAGACTGCAGCTCCCACTAACGGTTGTAACTTAGAAAGACACAAACTAAATGGTATGATTGGCACAGGGAAGAAATTCCAGCTAAGGAGATTATATGGTGGTGACAGCGACATTAGATTAGACTGGCCTGAATATTCATTAGATAAAGTCCCTCAAGTTCTCTCTAATTTGAAATTGCGGAGAGTATTGAGCAGCTCAGCAAGAGTTGGCTTTGGTTGGATGGAGACTCCTATAAATTTTAGTCCTCAAAAGGTCACATTGGATGGTGGGGGGATGAAAAGGTCATACCGTAGCTCTGGAAACCTAGGATTGATCTTCATGGAGCAGCAAGAGAGGTCTAAACTTTGTGATTATCTCTCTGATGTTTCTGACAGGTCTTCTGAAGAGGAAGATGAATCTCTTATTGAAATACCTGAACATCAATTCAAAGATGGAGAAAATAAAGATTGCATGAAGTCACGTCAGAGCTATGTGCGAATAGTTAGCAAGCAGATGGTAGGGATATACATATCAGTGTGGGTGCGAAAAAGGTTGAGGAGACATATAAACAACTTGAAAGTTTCTCCTGTTGGAGTCGGCCTTATGGGCTACATGGGAAACAAG GGATCAGTTTCTGTTAGCATGTCAGTTTTCCAAACTCGGATATGCTTTGTTTGCTCTCATCTGACTTCTGGTCACAAGGACGGTGATAAGCAGAGGCGTAATTCTGATGTTTATGAGATCTTAAGGCGTACCCAATTCTCATCTGTCATTGATGCTGATCAGCCAGAGACAATTCCTAGTCATGA CCAGATATTCTGGTTTGGGGATTTAAACTACCGTCTCAATATGTTGGACGCAGAGATAAGGAAGCTTGTTGCTAGGAAAAAGTGGGATGAACTTATCAACAGTGATCAG CTGAGCAAAGAGCTAAGGAGTGGCCATGTATTTGAGGGATGGAAGGAGGGGGTGATAGACTTCCCACCCACATACAAGTATGAAATCAACTCTGATAGATACGTCGGAGAAAACCCAAAAGAGGGAGAGAAGAAAAGATCTCCAGCATG GTGTGATAGAATACTATGGTTAGGGAAAGGCATAAAGCAGCTCTGTTACAATCGAGCAGAGATAAGAGTTTCAGATCATCGTCCTGTTAGTTCAAATTTCATGGTTGAGGTTGAAGTTTTTGACCATCGGAAGCTTCAGAGGGCTCTCAAACCCACCGATGCAAGAGTACACCCAGAGATTTTCCTTGATGAATAG